Genomic DNA from Hirundo rustica isolate bHirRus1 chromosome 21, bHirRus1.pri.v3, whole genome shotgun sequence:
GAGTCCTCTGAGTTCTCCAGCAGCCTCACACTAAGCCTGCACAGCTGACAGTCCTGTAGATTCAAAACTCCCCTccaggagcccagcagcagcatggaaacacacagagaggaaaagagaagttgtcatgcaaaaataatttatttttttaacttgtatGCAAGGATGGCTTGTTTCAAGTACGGAGAACACTTAAAAGCAAAGAACGAGGCTTTCCACTTCATTGGGGGCTCTTGGTTATTCTGTGCATTGCTTAAGCTCTTGGCTATCAGTGaaaattacagattttgttAGAAGGCAGAGCAACTGGTTTGATGGGAAATGGGTTAGTGGGAATCCTCATGGTGTCACATCTGGAATATCTTTGTAACTTTTGTATGAATGACAAACACATCGCCCAGCCAAGGCAAGGACAATTTAATGTAAATAATTCTCCTAAGGTTATGAGACTTGCCCAATTCTGCATAAATgccaaaagcaaagcaggatCCAAAGTTAAGCAACGCAAAActaataattaattattaattaagaACGGATCTTGCtgggaaaaatacttttccttgACAAGAgccggggggcggggggtggaACATAAAGGATTTCGCAGTTCATGTTTTTTTATCCTCTCTTGagaaaaaccagaacaaaaccaaaaaatatcCCACCCTAAGTTCAAAGTATTCTGAAACTTCTACATCTTGAGCAATAAATTCtaagaaatacacatttctgcAAATGTTACAAGAAAACTCACAGAGTTGTATTTACTATCATATaaatcattctgttttaaagcATGGTTTAGAGGAGATGCTGGAAGATGTGGTTATGTCACACTTGGGGAGGCATCCTCATGATGGCTGCAGGTGGAAGTCATAGCCTTCATTCCTCCCTAAGAGAAATAATCACAAATATGTGAACAGATGAACACTGCGAGAAGATGGACAATGCAGAGGGCTCACGCCTCCACGGGGgtgagggaaagcagcaatCGCTGCTGTAGCACTCAGCAATACCTAttcaaaatccattttcttATCACATCGACAGGCACTGTCTGTAATGAGCACCTGAGTGACAGCATTTCAAATCACACAGCAGCAAAGTTAGGGCACATTTTTGGCAATGTCACTCTGCTGGCTAGAGTTCAGGTCAAGGATATAAATAAGTCTAAGACCTCTATTCCCACCACCGTGgagggctctgctcagctgcagcagaggtttCCTCCCCCGACCAGTacctggggagcagctggctTTCACGTGGTTGACAACGGGGTTCTGCAGGGGTGTCACAATGCCTTGGTTGGGTTTCTGGAAGGCCGAAATGAGGTTGTGCACTCTCCGAAAGTGCCTGCGCTGGACCCCGGGTGCTGTCTGCAAACCAGGGGGAAGAGGTGAGCAGGGGGCTGAACGCTGCGCTGGCACACAGGCGCTGTCCTCAGAaacacacacagctccagggaaggagcCAGCCATGGATGTGAGCCCCTGATGTGCCAGTTCGAGGGGAGTCAATGAGCTGCACTGCTCTGCGTTTTCCCTGGGGCATCCCAGCCTTCCTACACtgagcagcttccagcagcacagcctcagaAAGTTGGAAGAGGGACAATTTCTTAATTGCTACAAGAGAAACCCACACTAATTACCCACACTCACCTGTCATACTAATTAAGCAGACTTACAAGTGACCTTTGCTCTTTCTGACCCTGACTTAGTGCAGCCAGTGATTCAACCTCCTTACTGATCACTTCCTAGCCTGTGTCAGTAAGACAGTTCCATCCTAGAAACACCAGTGAGAAAACCTAGAGAGCCACCTGGGCTTTACCAGGATAGAGTGCTCACACCACTGAATTCCAGCAAGGACACAGCCTCTCTTTGCAAACCCTTCCTGGAGTATTCAGTGCTGGCTTATGTGTCCATTGAGTATTCCTGTCTGCTTCTTGTACAAAGCAGCCAAATGTTACCTATTTATTAAAAGTGGGAGTCTTTCTAGCTCTCTATATTAGCAACTTTTCAAACAGCATGGAATGAAACCATGTGTGCTTTTAATCAAAAATCCAATGTTTGTGTTAAATCCTTCAGGCCGTTCTCATAACGACTCCACCAAAGTCAAGGGAGGACAAGCATGGGTCCTGCCAGCACAACCCCACTCAAGGGTCACTGCTCTCACCCAGCAGCTGTGAGCTACATCCAGCCTCCCTGACACCGGCCAGTCTTCACACTGGCTGGGAtttcaccagctctgttttAAATTCCCTGCCTTATCCCTGAAAGATGGGTGTGACGTGATCTTGCTCAGAGACTGACCAGCCACAGGGAAAGAAGCAGAACCAGGAAAGGACCAGCTGCATCTGGAGTTGTTTTGGCTTTGGAGGCACACTCTGTGGGGATGAGCTGGACCTGGACTTGGACCAGCTGAGGCCAGCATGGTCTTAGCAACATTTACTTAAAGGTTTCTGTTCCCTAAGGGAGAGGTTGCTACCATGGATCTGCAGCCAGGACCTCTCCTGCAGAGGATGTACAGAGAAGCCTGAGCCTCCAGCACACCTGTGCTGTGAAACTCAGGTCAGGTTTGCCTAAAATACAGCCAGGGAAAGCCCAAAAGCCACACACAGAGCATCAGTGGAGGTCACAGGCCAGACACTGTAGCAGGTCTGTAAAACACCAGAAAAACCTCACTGCAGATGCTGATGTCACCTGGGACTAAAGCAGGCTGCAGCCTCAGTCAGGGAATTTCCCTCCACAGGTGGAGGTCCCTGGAATCTTGGAATCGTTTAGGAGATGCCAGTGCTTGCCCTGGCATGATGGGTGCACTGTCACACTCAACCTGTCCTGGAAAACTTCTCTCTTGCGCACCACAAATCCTAACGCTTACATCAGCCCCCTGATGTCTTATAGAAAGAATTACTGGGCACTGCTCCCAAGGGTCACATGGATAATTACTTATTCCACGGTAATGTCAGTCACTTCCACCCCCTGATATGTTCAGGGTAACTCCAAGAATCAGTTTTGTCTTGCAGAATAACTTCTAATATAGCAATGGCCAAGAAACTATGCCTGTCTAGAAATCATATAATATTTGAAATGTGATCATTAGCATACAAACAGAAAGCTAATTAGGAATTAATACACAGAGTacatccaaaggaaaaaaaaatcctaaaataaatAGAGACTAACATCCCAATTTCATCAACCTAAATGTTGTCTGTATTACTAGTAATGTTTTTCTGCACCCAAATTACCAGTTTCTTGTCAGATGggggaaaatgtattttgtatcAAGTTTTGGCTACCCTATATATTTTGCACTAATGATGAATTAATCTTTATTAATGAATTAAAACACTGTacattgaaaattatttctttaatataCTGACATTGATGGTACATAGGATAGAAGGAAACAGATTGTGCTTGTCAAATTATAAAACCACAATATTTTTGCCATTTAAAATGATGCAAAATGATGCACCATTGCATTATGCAATGGCTGAAATGAAGCAGGGAATTAATTTATGAGTTCTAGACTGTCAGAAGTGGCACAAAGACATCTTACTGATGGATGCACTTGTGATCAATTACCATCAATGAAAATCAGACTAGGCAGAAACATGAATAATTTGAAAGTATTTCATTAAATCTATAATCTATATCAAACAGGATGCAGaaattttcagaaggaaaaggagaaatacaCACCTCAGCACTCCAGGATCCAGCTTCTGTCTTGGACACTCTGTAGGTATAAACATAACCCTGATGCCTGTGGgggacaaaacaaaacaaaataaaacaaaacaaaacaaaatacacaggCATTAGTATTCATTTCTCCTGACAGTTTTCACAAGAACTACACTGACCTTTTACAACCTGACCTTACCTTGGAATTTCACTTCACAACATAGTTTAAGAACAAGACCATGGTGTAGCCTGTGTGATATTTGCACCAGCAACATTGGATTGAGGGGCTTCTCCTTTTGtttcaaattacattttaaattatgatgCTTATTACGTGCAGTGTTataaaaaatccaatttttctgccatttctaTGAGAAATAATatgcaggaaagaaaggaaatgctaAGCTGAAGCTGGCCTGTGATCCTGTGTTAGAGTACAGCTGATGCATCTGCCGCATCAGAAAGTTTCAGCACGTTGCCTTGAACTTGTGCACCGTGCttacagtgacagaaaaaatagCACACGTAAAATGTGATAGGACTGCAGCCTATCCCTGTTGCCATTACTGTTGCTTCAAGAGCTCTAAACAGCTTTCAATTTTAGCTTTTGATTATTCTCCACAAATTTAATGCAGCACAGTACACGAGCGGCTGGTTTCGAACAAATCATCTGAACATACAGTTTGACAAGCACATCGTGTTTGTCTTACTTAAAGCTCTGAAACAACTACTAACATTCTCAGTATTTTCAGGGATATGAATTTTAAAACCCAAACTACAAGTGCTTTATCTTTGCAAATCCAGGCATGAGGTGCTTGTTTCTGCCTGCGTGCACATATATCTGTAAAGGAGCGAGGGGCTTGTGGCACTCTCAGGcattttatttatacatttctCAGGCAGGCTTTAAgaggctgctcctcacagcagtCACCATTAGTGCGTCCCGTGTCCCCCATTGACTTCATTAGGAGCTGTGAGCACAGGGGATTTCTGAGTGTGCTAAAAATGTCAAATGGGGTATTGAGCAAAGAGGAAACCAGACCAGTAAAGAAAGCTCCCTGGAACAATCAGGTTTGATATTAAACCCCTGGTGTACTGTGTGTACTGTCTAACTTGTTTATGGGTAAGACGTGTATGTTTTATAAAGCATATGCATTTCTTCTAGACCAGTTTTCAGGAACAGCAAAAATCTTGCTTTTCAGTGCAACACCAAAAATTTCCAGGAGAAGATTGTGTACCTCTGTTGACATATTAACAACATCCTTAAAGTATATATTATCAATTCAATAATGATATTCATACAATGAAGACCCAGGAGCATCTGGTATTAAAATCTTTGCCAAAATCCAAAAGCAGCACCTCTGTTTGCAAGAGCCCTGGAGCACACAATTGCAAATCAAACCTCCCTACTCTTCCAGGCATAGTTTAATCGTggtcttaaaatattttggaaagtgGGCCCTTTGTGCTTTGCTGCAGTCACACCAAGAAAATATTCATTGTCTCTGTGAAGGCTTTCAGGCACACCATTTGCACATCCCAGTTTCAGAAAGTGGAAAGTGGCATTcaagggagataaatcagtagctcaggagaaacaaagaagagagaaagcagagtTTTCTAGATGAATGCTCCAAGAGGGCCTTGCCTGCTGCAGTTACCCACCTCTATAGGTCAGGTTTTATGCTACTACCGATCTCCTTTATGCTTACCCTGTAAAATCAGCATCAGTCACAAGGGATTCATGAAGTCTTTGactcttctcctttttaaaggTCAGGGCTCCACTTTTTAATTGGAAAAGCAGAAGGTGAATGAGCCCAACCATAAACACTGCAGTCCTTATTGTGTGCCTTAAGAGGCTCAAAGCCTGACAAAGTATGTCTGGGCCTTTTGGAGGTGCTCGAGGGGGAGGATGTGGCGGTGATAGTGGCATTACAAATTTATGCAGTTTCTTGGGAAAAGGAGACAGTCTTTGAGTATAAGCAATGCAGTGAAATCACAGGGTTTGACAATTGCGGTACCTGGAGCTGGAAGTGCAGAGCAGCCACTAACGTGAATTCAAGCACATGATATCACTGTCATCCAAATACATGCTTAATTGATCTTTTGAttaatatttgctttctcttcGTCAGAACTGTGCCTTGTAATTTCCCTGTGATGTAAAAAGGAACCCTAAGAAGGGTTAGAACTGGGAAGCTGCAGGGCtttatgtttgttttgctttgttttacttccccagggaagtggagggagagtggaaagaagaaagactgaaCGTGTCTTGATTTTGGCAAACTGgactatttttctctttttgttttctaaggGCAATAGAAAGACTGCTGGAAGTGTAAAACCGATGCACTCCTGGTAGAAATTTTCATTGGAAACATGCAAAGTATTTTGTTTATCTCTGATCCTTATTGCAGTATATCTAATGCCTGACCAGACAGACTTCTCATGTTTCAAAGATTACTTCATTACTTCTAGTAAATTCATCTTTTGTCTGATCTTCATACCTCTATATATATTCCTATAGTGAACTCCAGCATGGATTCTGAACCAAAATGTAAATTGCTGAATAACATTGTTATTCCTAATAATTTCATGATTTATTtagaatgaaatatttaaaaaagcagagaagtacttactctttctttaatttccttttctcacaGAGTGAATACGGCAACTGCTCATTTCCCTGAGTTTTTACCAGAGCTCCATGCACGTTTGTCACCTGTTCCATCTCTGCCCATGGTGTTCAGACTGGAATTTGGGCAGGTTATGTCCATTGGCTTCTTTTGCCAAAGCCAGGCTTAGCATTCTCCACTGAATACACATCCCCATCTCTCATAccttcctttcctgctcctccagtCTCTCCACTAAAGCGCTCTGCTTTGGCAAACTCTGCCTGTCAAAGCACTTCTCCAGTTTATAGCCCACATTTCTTCAAACTGTCATTGCTATTCAGTGTGGGATCCTTTCCTCATATGAAAAGTGTCTCCACAGTTATTGTGTGATATGCTGTTTACCATATCTGCTATTTCCTAGGTAATTATTTGAATTTAATAATAAGTATTGGAACCAAGCCTTAATTCTACCCTTCTTCAGCCACCTTTCAGTTCATACTCAtcataacatttttcatttaaattttatctGGACTTATTCAAGGTGCTATTGAAAACTTCCTTTATAGAATAACTATTAAGGATCTATGTTCTGCAAGAAGCCTGCATAACATTcagcattaatttctttttgccttttttttttaacccttttgTTTATCATACGTATGTTTGAATGCAACATATTATGAAGACATGAATGGGTCATAATATCTGGAAGAAATTCAGTCTTTTTCTTACTGAAGTATCTTTTCCTCCAAAGATTGCAGAGCTTCACAGTTAGAAATGCTctaatttcttcctattttcatcttccatattttatttcatccaTGAAATTTCTTTCAAAGGGCGTAAATTACTACTAATATGTAAAAAATCCCAACTGATTGTGTACAGCTGAAAGACCTTGCTATGTACCTACATCCTGATTTAGACTGATGGTGGACTAATTCTAGTATTCTCTATCTTATTCAGCATAGTGACATTCCTCCTGACCCTTTCTCTAATGCCTTAGTGTTTCACCTGCACTGAATGGCTTTTGAGTGCAAGGGTGATATATCCCCATTTCCTCTGAtagttttttaaaagagattctGCTTTTATTGCCTATTCCCATCACAGGAATCATAGCACTCCTTACCCTTGCTATGTCCattccattttcatttaacTCAAGATGCTTcttatttcccattttttcagCTTGCTGTTAAGGTATTTGTTAGCAGGAGCACCTAACTCAGTTCACTTGATTtcatgagagaagaaaaaatacatcctCTGCCACAAAGATGTTCCCTGAGAAGAGGATTGTGTATTTTTGGATGGTCTATAACCTAGCACGTCTCCATTTACTGGTCTATAACAGAAGATGATGATGCTCACCCAGAGCTTAATTACATATTGTCAGAAACGTATTCAAGGGGTTAGGGGGGAACCTAACTTGGACCCTTCTTCCTCTTGTGTTTTTTTGCCAGGTACCTGAGTTCCCTCTGTTAGCTACTTTCATGCTGGACCTAAAAGGGTTTTTCTCTAGTGCTCCTTCTCCTACTGAAGTACGGTGTAAGTATCATCTTTGTTCTTCTGGTGCAATAGTGGTACAGCATCATCCGGACTTCCAAGAATTTTGCCATCAGTAGGGTAATTAAGTTTCCTCATTAAAATGAAGTCCTATGAATATAAagtcccccagctcccccagaaCCCTTTGACCCCTCTCTGACAGATGATCCCATCAGATCACTCCCTGTTTGAAGAAACACTATCAGCTAGTTTGTTACCATCGGGATTTTATGTGCATTACAGGCAGTTTGCTCCAAGGCTCGCAGCCTGTGGGACTGAGAGCACCCTGAACAAAGGCACGTTCTGGATGGCAGCGCTCTGTTACCTTTCCTGGTGACAGGGtccctggggatgctgctgagCACACCCGTGAGCACAGTAGAGGAGCACAGGCAGAAAGCAAGGGAGTTAACCAGCACAAAGAGAGAATACAAACCATCCTGAGCCTGCCATTTCTGCATGGCACCTTGCTGATCCTCTCTCTTTATGGTTTTTTGCCTGTAGGAAGTGTGGGCTCTGCAAGGCAAAACCAGTCCCTCTTTTCTTTGTCAGGGACCCCACACCACTTATTGCACCCCTCTGTCTAAAGTCCACGTGAAGGAGCCAAAAGTCTCACTTACGTTAGCACATGGTAACATTAGAACATATGTTATTGTGAGGACACGGCGTATGGTGAAGGGGAATGCTGGAAATCAGTTGCCACCCGAGTAGCCCTTGCGAGCCCCTCACTCCCAGCCTTGTCCTCACTCCCAGCCCTTGCCAGCCCCTCACTCCCAGCCTTGTCCTCACTCCCAGCCCTTGCCATCCCCTCACTCCCAGCCTTGTCCTCACTCCCAGCCCTTGCCAGCCC
This window encodes:
- the SH2D1A gene encoding SH2 domain-containing protein 1A, which translates into the protein MDTVPVYHGAITREAGEKLLLAAGTDGSYLLRDSESIPGVYCLCVLHQGYVYTYRVSKTEAGSWSAETAPGVQRRHFRRVHNLISAFQKPNQGIVTPLQNPVVNHVKASCSPGRNEGYDFHLQPS